Proteins co-encoded in one Tursiops truncatus isolate mTurTru1 chromosome 17, mTurTru1.mat.Y, whole genome shotgun sequence genomic window:
- the LOC117308667 gene encoding small integral membrane protein 15, whose product MFDIKAWAEYVVEWAAKDPYGFLTTVILALTPLFLASAVLSWKLAKMIEAREKEQKKKQKRQENIAKAKRLKKD is encoded by the coding sequence ATGTTTGATATAAAGGCTTGGGCTGAGTATGTTGTGGAATGGGCTGCAAAGGACCCATATGGCTTCCTTACAACAGTTATTCTGGCCCTAACTCCATTGTTTCTAGCAAGTGCTGTACTGTCTTGGAAATTGGCCAAGATGATCGAGGCCAGGGAAAAggagcaaaagaagaaacaaaaacgtCAGGAAAATATTGCAAAAGCTAAACGACTAAAAAAGGATTGA